A genomic segment from Salvia splendens isolate huo1 chromosome 13, SspV2, whole genome shotgun sequence encodes:
- the LOC121762169 gene encoding uncharacterized protein LOC121762169 → MPSCICDQLQLLRLSSKAVSMYELNLEVLKNSSLQLVNIKHLELVLDMTNDSNWYYFPRYACRLVEACRSLQKLVIKFLHTRTLILTEFKAETYGHPGCDLSQKYLEISGYSGSSSERELALYVINNATALQKLTVVACDEEALSRARLDFQHINSVSFFSY, encoded by the exons ATGCCATCTTGCATATGCGACCAACTCCAGCTATTGCGCCTCTCGTCTAAGGCTGTTTCTATGTATGAG TTGAATCTTGAGGTGTTGAAAAATTCGTCGCTTCAACTTGTGAACATAAAACATCTAGAGTTAGTGCTCGATATGACGAATGATTCTAACTGGTATTATTTTCCACGCTATGCTTGCCGTTTGGTTGAAGCATGTCGTTCTTTGCAAAAACTAGTAATAAAG TTTCTACACACGCGGACGTTAATCCTGACGGAATTCAAGGCAGAAACATATGGTCATCCTGGTTGTGACTTGTCTCAAAAGTATTTGGAAATCTCAGGATATTCGGGTTCTTCATCGGAACGAGAATTGGCTTTGTACGTCATCAATAATGCCACAGCTCTTCAAAAATTGACCGTTGTGGCATGTGATGAAGAGGCATTATCTCGTGCACGCCTTGATTTTCAACATATTAATTCAGTTAGTTTCTTTAGTTATTAA